One window from the genome of Pirellulales bacterium encodes:
- a CDS encoding trypsin-like peptidase domain-containing protein → MPVTIFGGSAAVTILRTLVVGFLLGWMMGADRAARGQEQTATATVPADPAELKKVEARVQHALAKALPCVVAVEAARKSPPLPGSRREPFGSGVIISEDGLILSQFHVSHQHDGTDSFKSLPAGHALTVILFDGQRKRAKLLGADIVNDLSLLKLDDPGPYPFAAVDAQRRPKIGEEVLKLGHPEGYLKGRPPVARLGKVIFTRDRIFGTDCQVVGGDSGGPFFNLDGELVGIILSSAGGAGAVIQESAKIGRGGFFTAVTGNETIATDLPALLRGELLIPPSAEKNQASTTPVTAAHPEIVTLQGEYWTQGSKSLAAWQTVPQLSAVKVVTIRNGSQRVARGWLTPAGIVTKASNLPPQPTCEFADGVRLPATIIGADPATDLALLHIESSADKPAESESAAIPFTGTFVGAVGESSTPFAVGVVSVPTHDSQGPFPRALPPFRPAPAARPEIIGSAVQGRGYWVEFVDGLAAESGILPGDVLLKIGETMVRRHQDLAESVQGKLAGDTLPVRLLRNATPLTVNLTLPANRFYEPSGRRGEFPRVWETDIPLKNDELGCPIVDLAGQVAGIAIAQTSTGTAVIPVDAVNELLPKLSTKAFRVTVETVLPNRAASPAAKALPENNLTVAELTDLLRGRQAAIHSLQVEYDLTSEALVEPLTLMSWQWHHVRDYTEQHRIAYTDKNQMFVSVIRPPGQLAYAPADRVTPDPQAPPDVVDEIERARQAASFRKRRGDYDYFIAIRGGETIQRLFDGRDCYAWNEGRQLFAKTSRDNFYAPVMLLANLGLRPLDPQPDPNALTSQKSLLFPENLSQLTNVRMLPQQELVDDRACVVLIGERESDVAGKRVKITEKFWFDPQLNYAPRRWTQSINDTLASERINQDFEEFAPGVWLPWLASYNRACPDWAGEEYKNKIAVRYHMRLKRARVNDVPESLFKP, encoded by the coding sequence ATGCCAGTTACAATATTTGGCGGATCAGCGGCGGTGACCATTCTTCGCACGCTGGTTGTCGGTTTCCTGCTCGGATGGATGATGGGCGCTGACCGCGCGGCGCGGGGCCAAGAGCAGACCGCGACGGCCACGGTTCCAGCCGATCCGGCGGAGCTAAAAAAGGTGGAAGCGCGGGTCCAACACGCGCTTGCCAAGGCCTTGCCGTGTGTTGTCGCCGTGGAAGCAGCGCGAAAGTCGCCCCCCCTGCCCGGTTCCCGGCGGGAACCTTTTGGTTCGGGCGTGATCATCAGTGAAGATGGCTTAATCCTGTCGCAATTTCACGTCAGCCATCAACACGATGGCACCGATTCCTTCAAGAGCCTTCCCGCGGGACACGCCCTAACCGTGATCTTGTTCGATGGCCAGCGCAAGCGGGCCAAACTCTTGGGCGCGGACATTGTCAACGATCTTTCCCTGTTAAAACTTGATGACCCCGGTCCCTATCCCTTTGCGGCCGTCGATGCCCAGCGTCGCCCAAAAATCGGGGAGGAAGTGCTAAAACTGGGCCACCCCGAAGGCTACTTAAAAGGGCGGCCTCCCGTGGCGCGGCTAGGCAAGGTGATTTTTACTAGAGACAGAATCTTTGGCACCGATTGCCAGGTTGTCGGGGGAGATTCGGGGGGACCGTTCTTTAATTTAGATGGGGAATTGGTTGGCATTATTTTATCCAGCGCGGGGGGGGCCGGCGCCGTTATCCAAGAATCCGCCAAGATCGGCCGGGGAGGATTTTTCACCGCCGTGACGGGAAATGAAACAATCGCGACCGACTTGCCCGCTTTGCTGCGGGGTGAATTGCTCATCCCCCCCAGCGCGGAAAAAAACCAGGCCAGCACGACTCCCGTCACCGCAGCCCATCCCGAAATCGTCACCCTCCAAGGGGAATACTGGACCCAAGGATCAAAATCCCTGGCCGCGTGGCAAACCGTTCCCCAACTTTCGGCGGTAAAAGTTGTCACGATCCGCAACGGCAGCCAACGCGTGGCCCGCGGTTGGCTGACGCCAGCGGGAATCGTGACCAAGGCGAGCAACCTGCCCCCTCAACCAACTTGCGAATTTGCCGATGGCGTCCGACTGCCGGCGACGATCATCGGGGCCGACCCCGCCACGGATCTGGCCCTGTTGCATATTGAGTCATCGGCGGACAAGCCCGCGGAAAGCGAAAGCGCGGCAATCCCCTTCACGGGAACGTTTGTCGGCGCGGTGGGTGAAAGTTCCACGCCGTTTGCCGTGGGTGTTGTCAGCGTACCGACGCATGATTCCCAGGGGCCATTTCCCCGGGCTTTGCCTCCTTTTCGGCCCGCCCCCGCCGCCCGCCCCGAGATCATCGGCAGCGCCGTGCAGGGGCGCGGGTATTGGGTGGAATTTGTGGATGGATTGGCGGCGGAGTCGGGAATTCTCCCCGGCGATGTACTGCTAAAAATCGGGGAAACGATGGTGCGCCGCCACCAAGATCTGGCGGAGTCCGTGCAAGGGAAGCTGGCTGGCGACACCCTGCCCGTGCGGTTGCTCCGCAATGCGACTCCGCTAACGGTGAATCTGACCTTGCCCGCGAACCGTTTTTATGAACCCAGTGGGCGGAGGGGGGAGTTTCCCCGTGTCTGGGAGACGGATATTCCGCTAAAAAATGACGAGCTGGGCTGCCCCATCGTGGACTTGGCGGGCCAAGTGGCGGGAATCGCAATCGCGCAAACATCAACGGGGACGGCAGTCATTCCGGTGGATGCCGTGAACGAATTGCTTCCCAAACTGTCCACAAAAGCCTTTCGGGTCACCGTGGAAACCGTCTTGCCCAACCGCGCCGCATCCCCCGCGGCAAAAGCATTGCCGGAAAACAACTTGACCGTCGCGGAGTTGACGGATTTATTGCGCGGTCGCCAGGCGGCTATCCACAGCCTGCAGGTGGAGTACGACCTAACTTCTGAGGCGCTGGTCGAGCCCCTAACGCTCATGAGCTGGCAATGGCATCATGTGCGGGATTACACGGAACAGCACCGCATCGCCTATACCGATAAAAATCAAATGTTTGTGAGCGTCATTCGTCCGCCGGGACAATTGGCCTATGCTCCCGCTGATCGCGTTACGCCCGATCCCCAGGCCCCGCCGGATGTCGTTGACGAAATCGAGCGCGCCCGGCAAGCGGCCTCCTTTCGCAAGCGACGGGGGGACTATGACTATTTCATCGCCATCCGGGGGGGAGAAACCATTCAGCGCCTGTTTGACGGGCGGGACTGCTATGCCTGGAACGAGGGCCGCCAATTGTTTGCCAAGACTTCCCGGGATAACTTTTATGCCCCCGTCATGCTCCTGGCAAATTTGGGGTTGCGGCCGCTTGATCCCCAACCCGATCCCAACGCCCTCACCAGTCAAAAATCCCTGCTGTTTCCCGAGAATTTATCACAATTGACCAACGTGCGAATGTTGCCGCAACAAGAACTGGTGGATGATCGCGCGTGCGTGGTCCTGATTGGCGAGCGGGAAAGCGACGTCGCCGGCAAGCGGGTAAAGATCACGGAAAAGTTTTGGTTTGATCCCCAGCTGAACTACGCCCCCCGGCGCTGGACGCAGTCTATCAATGACACCCTGGCCAGCGAACGCATTAACCAGGATTTTGAGGAGTTCGCGCCTGGCGTGTGGCTCCCCTGGCTCGCCAGCTATAACCGGGCCTGCCCGGACTGGGCGGGCGAGGAGTACAAAAACAAGATCGCCGTGCGTTACCACATGCGACTCAAACGGGCCCGCGTCAACGATGTGCCGGAATCGCTATTCAAGCCCTAG
- a CDS encoding LysR substrate-binding domain-containing protein produces MELRHLRYFLAVAEEQSFTRAAEKLLIAQPPLSFQIKQLEREIGVKLFVRSGRGISLTRAGVALKEGATKIMSLAAGTVEAARKVGRGEAGQLDVGVVGSAAYTRIPFAIGKFRQTHPDVSLRLWELSTPKQIELLLDSKLDVAIVRSSSITFAGVKTNVLVNEPFVAAVPRKHPLARVKKAKPALLANENFIVYPRDERPGLYVQVLKICEQAGFEPRIVQQSSQIPTILSLVAAGLGIAIVPASVLNTPWKGVIPLPLVTSYRSEIAVAALQSCDNPAAKPFLQSLLE; encoded by the coding sequence ATGGAATTGCGTCACTTACGGTACTTCCTGGCGGTGGCCGAAGAGCAAAGTTTTACCCGGGCGGCCGAAAAACTGCTCATCGCCCAACCGCCGCTCAGTTTTCAGATCAAGCAACTGGAGCGGGAAATCGGCGTCAAGCTGTTTGTTCGCTCGGGGCGGGGCATTTCCCTGACACGGGCCGGGGTCGCCCTGAAAGAAGGAGCCACCAAGATTATGTCCCTGGCCGCGGGGACGGTCGAGGCGGCCCGTAAAGTCGGACGGGGCGAAGCGGGGCAGCTTGATGTGGGGGTCGTCGGATCAGCGGCCTACACGCGCATTCCGTTTGCCATAGGCAAATTTCGGCAGACGCATCCGGATGTCAGCTTGAGGTTGTGGGAGCTTTCGACACCCAAGCAGATTGAACTGCTTTTGGATTCAAAGCTGGATGTGGCCATCGTCCGTTCCTCTTCGATTACTTTTGCCGGAGTTAAAACCAACGTGTTGGTCAACGAACCGTTTGTGGCGGCCGTGCCGCGCAAGCACCCCTTGGCCCGGGTAAAAAAAGCCAAGCCCGCGCTATTGGCCAACGAAAACTTTATCGTTTACCCGCGGGACGAGCGGCCCGGCCTCTACGTGCAAGTGCTCAAAATCTGTGAACAAGCGGGCTTTGAACCCCGGATTGTCCAGCAGTCCTCGCAAATTCCCACGATCCTAAGCCTGGTCGCCGCGGGGTTGGGGATAGCGATTGTCCCCGCTTCGGTGCTGAATACTCCGTGGAAGGGCGTTATTCCCCTTCCCCTGGTGACGTCTTATCGCAGCGAAATCGCCGTGGCAGCTTTACAGTCTTGTGATAATCCGGCGGCCAAGCCATTCTTGCAATCACTGCTGGAATAG
- a CDS encoding FHA domain-containing protein: MEIRVIITSPEITPNEFRLAVPITIGRSRDANIKLVHGQISRLHCELIELDGQLTVRDLGSLNGTFLNSERVSEAAVPHGSKLVVGLVEMRVEQLDPPPPPEGQTRITDTVRTGDTLAGDLPPPPPEETWPVPPPAEEKFDPSQFFISTDKPKPSGTAARQDLPPTIVVKPAGKPPLSTKPAPSAAATAAGAAAAQTAGAPAEAVVPAFLPDEKAAAANTAQQFGQFSTDAAHGDSPVGQPHGATSPDIRPASPAPDALDVDAWLAEDAPAPQVPEDDLNSFFEKLK; this comes from the coding sequence ATGGAAATTCGCGTCATCATCACTTCCCCCGAGATCACGCCGAATGAATTTCGTCTGGCCGTGCCTATCACTATTGGACGCAGCCGGGATGCCAATATCAAACTGGTGCATGGGCAGATCAGCCGGTTGCACTGTGAATTGATCGAATTGGACGGGCAATTGACCGTGCGCGATTTAGGCTCGCTCAACGGGACGTTTCTCAATTCGGAACGGGTCAGCGAGGCGGCGGTTCCCCACGGCTCAAAGCTGGTTGTTGGCTTGGTGGAAATGCGGGTAGAGCAGCTCGATCCACCTCCGCCGCCAGAGGGTCAGACCCGGATTACGGACACGGTGAGAACCGGGGATACCCTGGCGGGAGATCTTCCTCCCCCCCCGCCGGAAGAGACCTGGCCGGTTCCCCCCCCGGCGGAAGAGAAATTTGATCCCAGCCAGTTCTTTATTTCCACCGACAAACCAAAACCGTCGGGAACCGCAGCGCGGCAAGATCTTCCCCCCACGATTGTCGTCAAGCCCGCGGGCAAGCCTCCCCTGTCGACTAAACCAGCCCCGAGCGCGGCGGCCACTGCGGCTGGCGCGGCTGCGGCGCAAACTGCTGGCGCGCCCGCGGAAGCCGTGGTCCCCGCTTTTTTACCGGACGAGAAAGCCGCGGCTGCCAATACCGCGCAGCAGTTTGGGCAGTTTTCGACGGATGCGGCGCATGGTGATTCGCCGGTGGGTCAACCACACGGGGCCACGTCGCCGGACATTCGACCCGCGTCTCCCGCCCCGGACGCGCTGGATGTGGATGCCTGGCTGGCGGAGGATGCCCCGGCTCCCCAGGTGCCAGAGGATGACCTGAATAGTTTCTTTGAAAAGCTGAAATAG
- the tig gene encoding trigger factor, protein MSADTASTSAVADETMSSDQEPQVKLNLDVNVETLGACQRRVKVTIPPQDIERYFDQAIGEVLPKAAIPGFRIGKAPRKLVESRFRKDVAEQVKGQLLMDSIAQATDDQKLSAISEPDLDLAAIELPNAGPLTFEFKLEVRPEFDMPQWRGLHIDRPVREFTPGDIDQQLKNILRRHGRLVPHDNPAQLGDYLTLNITFSHNGQQISQLTEQQLCLRAVLSLRDGRIDNFGQTLVGAVAGDKRQTTANISGDAPNEALRGRQVDVEFEVLDLKKLEIPDMTPQFLRDIGDFRDEQELRDFVLVELKKQLTYYQRQKAREQITAALTASANWELPPDMLRRQSYRELQRQVLELQRNGFTDDVIKAHENNLRQNVIKGTARAIKEHFILERLAEDEKIEDTPDDYEEEIRLIAQQTGESVRRVRARLEKRDMMDILRNQIIERKAIDLVLAQATFKDVPFISERFETEAVDESATGTEESEIPDAVEVADNSGPAPGMKMAGLPEPERE, encoded by the coding sequence ATGTCCGCCGATACCGCCAGCACTTCCGCCGTCGCCGATGAAACCATGTCTTCGGATCAAGAACCCCAGGTCAAACTCAACCTGGATGTAAACGTGGAAACATTGGGGGCCTGCCAACGGCGGGTCAAGGTGACCATTCCTCCCCAGGACATCGAACGGTACTTTGACCAGGCGATTGGCGAGGTACTGCCCAAGGCGGCGATTCCCGGTTTTCGCATTGGCAAAGCGCCGCGCAAACTGGTGGAGTCCCGCTTTCGCAAGGATGTGGCCGAACAGGTCAAGGGACAGTTGCTGATGGACAGCATCGCCCAGGCGACTGACGATCAAAAGCTGTCGGCAATTAGCGAGCCGGACTTGGATCTGGCCGCGATTGAATTACCCAACGCCGGACCGCTGACATTTGAATTTAAGCTGGAAGTCCGCCCCGAGTTTGACATGCCCCAGTGGCGGGGACTTCACATTGATCGTCCCGTGCGGGAATTTACCCCGGGTGACATTGACCAGCAGCTAAAAAATATCTTGCGGCGGCATGGCCGGTTGGTCCCCCACGACAATCCGGCTCAATTGGGTGACTACCTGACGCTTAATATCACGTTTAGCCACAATGGCCAGCAAATATCGCAATTGACGGAACAACAATTGTGTCTGCGGGCGGTATTGAGCCTGCGGGATGGCCGGATTGACAACTTTGGGCAAACGTTGGTTGGCGCCGTCGCTGGTGACAAGCGTCAAACCACGGCGAATATTTCGGGTGATGCCCCCAATGAAGCCCTCCGGGGCCGACAGGTCGATGTGGAATTTGAAGTGCTCGACCTCAAGAAGCTGGAGATTCCCGACATGACGCCGCAATTTTTACGGGATATCGGTGACTTTCGGGACGAGCAAGAATTGCGGGACTTTGTGTTGGTCGAGTTGAAAAAGCAACTTACCTATTATCAGCGGCAAAAGGCCCGCGAACAAATCACCGCCGCCCTTACCGCCAGCGCAAATTGGGAACTCCCCCCGGATATGCTCCGTCGCCAAAGCTACCGCGAGCTGCAACGCCAAGTGCTGGAACTGCAACGGAACGGCTTTACCGATGATGTCATTAAAGCGCACGAGAATAATCTGCGGCAGAATGTGATTAAAGGAACCGCCCGCGCGATTAAGGAGCACTTTATTCTGGAGCGCCTGGCCGAGGATGAAAAAATTGAGGATACCCCGGATGATTACGAAGAAGAAATTCGGCTGATCGCCCAACAAACGGGCGAAAGCGTCCGCCGCGTGCGGGCCCGCCTGGAAAAACGGGATATGATGGACATCCTGCGCAATCAAATTATTGAGCGCAAGGCCATCGACCTGGTCCTTGCGCAGGCGACGTTCAAGGATGTCCCCTTTATTAGCGAACGCTTTGAAACCGAAGCGGTGGATGAGTCCGCCACGGGCACCGAAGAATCGGAAATTCCCGACGCGGTCGAAGTAGCGGACAATAGCGGTCCCGCGCCGGGGATGAAGATGGCCGGACTGCCCGAGCCAGAACGCGAATAA
- a CDS encoding leucyl aminopeptidase yields the protein MQLSVTTQDPLSLAIDALVVPYFADQPWTDSAARLDAANGGLLTKLRESAELTGKLSETTLLHTATGAAARLVLLVGLGERELLHAGRAYQAAAAAAKTLAAKSRPQVAFADVEKLLPDLRPHVVAGAFNGGQGQDLYRQQKKLFPAQSLVFANLAPADLQTGQILGESIWLTRTLINQPADVIYPESFANEAAQQAAHYGLECEIWDQRRLTEERCGALLAVARGSSREPRLVILRYNGGPANQAPVALVGKGVTFDSGGLSLKTPEGMLTMKCDMSGAATVLGAMCAIARLRLPVNVLMLAGLVENMTGPAAYKLGDVLHARNGKTIEIHNTDAEGRLVLADVLDVALERGAAKIVDLATLTGACVVALGNDVAGAMSNHDAWQTTVLAAAKQAGEPVWPLPMFPEYEEQIQGSVADIKNVGDGRWGGAITAAKFLEQFVAGQPWVHLDIAGPAFSEKPKAWLDGGASGLYVRTLVELAQSLAKQP from the coding sequence ATGCAACTTTCGGTGACAACCCAGGACCCGCTTTCCCTTGCCATCGATGCCCTGGTGGTGCCTTATTTCGCCGATCAACCCTGGACGGATTCCGCCGCGCGGTTGGATGCCGCCAACGGTGGGTTACTAACCAAATTGCGGGAAAGCGCCGAACTCACCGGAAAATTGTCGGAGACCACCCTGCTACACACCGCCACGGGTGCCGCCGCGCGGCTGGTGCTGCTAGTGGGGCTGGGCGAGCGGGAATTGCTCCACGCCGGGCGAGCCTATCAGGCCGCCGCAGCAGCAGCAAAAACCCTCGCCGCCAAGTCCCGACCCCAAGTCGCCTTTGCGGATGTGGAGAAGCTATTGCCGGATTTGCGGCCGCACGTAGTCGCGGGGGCCTTTAATGGAGGGCAGGGGCAGGATCTATATCGTCAGCAAAAAAAACTGTTCCCCGCCCAATCGTTGGTATTTGCCAACCTGGCCCCCGCTGATTTGCAAACCGGTCAAATTTTGGGGGAATCGATTTGGCTGACCCGAACCCTGATCAACCAGCCGGCGGACGTGATTTATCCCGAAAGTTTTGCCAACGAAGCCGCCCAGCAAGCTGCGCACTATGGGTTGGAATGCGAAATTTGGGATCAACGGCGGCTAACGGAAGAACGCTGCGGCGCGCTGCTGGCCGTGGCCCGGGGGTCTTCACGGGAGCCACGGCTGGTGATCCTGCGTTACAACGGCGGTCCGGCCAACCAAGCTCCCGTGGCGCTTGTGGGTAAAGGGGTGACCTTTGATAGCGGCGGATTGTCGCTGAAGACCCCCGAAGGCATGTTGACCATGAAATGCGACATGAGCGGCGCCGCGACAGTCCTGGGGGCGATGTGCGCGATAGCCCGCCTGCGCTTGCCCGTGAATGTGCTGATGTTGGCCGGACTGGTCGAAAATATGACCGGTCCCGCCGCGTACAAGCTAGGAGATGTCTTGCACGCGCGGAATGGCAAAACCATCGAAATTCATAATACCGACGCTGAAGGGCGGTTGGTGTTGGCAGATGTGTTGGATGTGGCCTTGGAGCGCGGCGCGGCCAAAATTGTGGATTTGGCCACGCTTACCGGAGCGTGTGTGGTGGCCCTGGGTAATGATGTCGCGGGAGCCATGTCCAACCATGACGCCTGGCAAACTACGGTCCTGGCGGCGGCCAAACAAGCGGGAGAGCCAGTCTGGCCGCTTCCCATGTTTCCCGAATACGAAGAACAAATCCAAGGGTCTGTGGCGGATATCAAAAATGTCGGCGATGGACGCTGGGGGGGAGCCATTACCGCCGCAAAATTTTTGGAACAGTTTGTCGCGGGTCAACCGTGGGTGCATTTGGACATTGCAGGCCCCGCCTTTTCCGAAAAACCCAAGGCGTGGTTGGATGGCGGAGCCAGCGGGCTGTATGTCAGAACGTTGGTGGAGTTGGCCCAGAGTTTGGCTAAGCAGCCATAA
- a CDS encoding sigma-70 family RNA polymerase sigma factor, translating to MSLSPSQFQRWVYEHGPSMYRLAYRLVGDQHEAEDLVQDAFRSAWKSRESFDQARGERAWLTAILRRRVVDHWRREPHVNVVTADTPPEVSIPGIDPLANDYTDEMQQALGTLPLELKETLLLVVVAELTHQEAADLLKIPLGTVLSRVSRARARLREHLLANSKV from the coding sequence GTGTCCTTGTCACCAAGCCAATTCCAGCGTTGGGTGTACGAGCATGGTCCATCCATGTATCGCCTGGCGTATCGTTTGGTCGGTGATCAGCACGAGGCGGAGGATCTTGTGCAGGATGCCTTTCGTTCCGCGTGGAAAAGCCGTGAATCCTTTGACCAAGCTCGTGGCGAGCGGGCGTGGCTCACTGCCATCTTGCGACGGCGGGTGGTGGACCATTGGCGGCGCGAACCCCACGTGAATGTCGTTACGGCCGACACCCCGCCCGAAGTTAGCATCCCGGGTATTGACCCGTTGGCAAATGACTACACCGACGAAATGCAACAGGCCCTAGGCACCTTACCCTTGGAGCTAAAAGAAACGCTGCTATTAGTTGTTGTGGCGGAACTAACACACCAGGAAGCGGCTGATTTGTTAAAGATTCCCCTGGGAACCGTGCTGTCGCGGGTCAGTCGGGCGCGCGCCCGTTTACGCGAGCATCTGCTGGCCAACAGCAAGGTATAG
- a CDS encoding von Willebrand factor type A domain-containing protein → MSSSADWIDAELNSLPVPEDVLARLREVGTFSDADLDAALRGVRPRLLLRDRLLAIGTGTDGDLDDELRAVAVPADLLDRCQMIPLETPSTRAIHAPKWRRVVWAALAAAAAILVMALTRGQFPREWGQLADRWLGPAGRNLAHHPDGPPVFDPKNKEPLPGIPGDLPSPPGGASSSDLAQQGDDSPDFSGLENQIPAGDPWPLPKLPVESPIAFSPVPVTPDSSGGAPAMSAAPSVPTANPGNPTGILGNQPGFGTTGDLISVTEPQPRGVLPPRVREYDLMFQLRQGVHPFVAPAAHAALASSQVPLITSDTSYQAAWRALRQKQLPSAASIRVEDFLAAMDYEFAPPSQGNLALRTAAGRAPWHPANIRLLQIGVQTASTPRITTTPAHLIWVVDLRAIRLRRDRESLLLATWQKINSELSAQDHISVIGFDQQAQVLAERLSPADFAIWLDRALAQQFNAPGGIWNFSPAPLPTGKEVPATTSRLGFVQAVLAAQRVSGADVTSRSSNFDAQATTDSTPRVLLVTGGNWQLGNGTNPDMAEFSAAEQAVRELVTRGGSWRVVDLRPADALDPVLTHLASWNTPLAENSPQLAPPPAVVVEHPATVRELSSICRAAITGKSQIAARHVSLRIKFDPRSVALYRLIGHEATALASLTPPPLEVDLLSGDTATALYEVVLQPDGPAQIAVAELQWKDDQGETHTQVQPVTRRQFAISFNESPWSLQLAAFAAETAEILRGSYFTPAGAHDWQQLREVAARMSPRLRNKDSLRQLEQLWRAVLAAEK, encoded by the coding sequence ATGTCCTCCTCCGCGGATTGGATCGACGCCGAACTTAACAGCCTTCCGGTTCCGGAGGATGTGCTGGCCAGGCTGCGCGAAGTTGGGACCTTTAGCGATGCTGACTTGGACGCGGCATTACGCGGCGTCCGCCCACGTCTCTTATTGCGCGACCGGTTGCTGGCCATTGGCACCGGCACCGACGGTGATCTGGATGACGAATTACGAGCGGTGGCGGTTCCCGCGGATTTGCTTGACCGTTGTCAAATGATTCCGTTGGAGACCCCCTCCACCAGGGCTATTCACGCACCAAAGTGGCGGCGAGTCGTCTGGGCGGCGCTTGCGGCGGCCGCCGCGATTTTGGTAATGGCCCTGACCCGCGGACAATTTCCCCGTGAATGGGGTCAATTGGCGGATCGTTGGTTGGGCCCGGCTGGCCGCAACTTGGCCCACCATCCCGATGGGCCGCCAGTATTTGACCCAAAAAATAAAGAGCCGCTCCCTGGAATTCCCGGGGATCTGCCATCCCCCCCCGGTGGCGCTAGTTCGTCGGACCTTGCCCAGCAAGGTGACGACTCGCCTGATTTTTCTGGACTCGAAAATCAAATTCCCGCGGGGGATCCCTGGCCATTACCAAAGCTGCCGGTTGAATCACCGATTGCGTTTAGTCCAGTGCCCGTCACCCCCGATTCCTCCGGCGGCGCCCCAGCGATGAGCGCCGCACCCTCTGTGCCAACGGCTAATCCGGGCAATCCCACGGGTATCTTGGGGAACCAGCCCGGCTTTGGCACGACCGGGGATTTAATCAGCGTCACCGAACCACAACCCCGTGGCGTATTGCCGCCGCGCGTGCGGGAATATGACTTAATGTTTCAGTTGCGGCAGGGGGTGCATCCGTTTGTGGCTCCCGCCGCTCATGCCGCGTTGGCCAGCAGCCAAGTTCCCTTGATCACTTCTGATACCAGTTATCAAGCGGCTTGGCGGGCCTTGCGACAGAAGCAACTCCCCTCCGCGGCCAGTATTCGCGTCGAGGACTTTTTAGCCGCGATGGATTACGAATTTGCCCCCCCTAGCCAGGGCAATCTTGCGCTGCGGACAGCCGCGGGACGGGCGCCCTGGCATCCAGCGAATATTCGCTTATTGCAGATCGGCGTGCAAACCGCCTCTACCCCCCGGATTACAACCACCCCCGCTCATTTGATCTGGGTGGTTGATCTGCGGGCAATCCGACTGCGTCGGGACCGCGAATCTTTATTGTTGGCGACTTGGCAAAAAATCAACTCCGAGCTATCAGCCCAGGATCACATCTCGGTGATTGGCTTTGATCAACAAGCCCAGGTTCTGGCGGAACGACTCTCTCCGGCGGATTTTGCCATTTGGCTGGACCGCGCCTTGGCGCAGCAGTTCAACGCCCCTGGCGGTATTTGGAATTTTTCCCCGGCGCCTCTCCCCACGGGCAAGGAAGTTCCCGCCACAACGTCGCGGCTGGGGTTTGTCCAGGCGGTGCTAGCCGCCCAGCGTGTTTCGGGCGCGGATGTAACTTCCCGCTCTTCAAATTTTGACGCACAGGCCACCACGGATTCGACCCCGCGGGTATTGCTGGTGACGGGAGGTAACTGGCAACTGGGTAATGGCACAAATCCGGATATGGCGGAATTTTCCGCCGCGGAACAAGCGGTGCGCGAATTGGTTACGCGGGGTGGTAGCTGGCGGGTGGTGGATCTGCGTCCGGCGGACGCCTTGGATCCGGTATTAACCCACCTTGCCAGTTGGAATACCCCCCTGGCGGAAAATTCTCCCCAACTTGCCCCCCCGCCCGCGGTCGTTGTAGAGCATCCCGCTACCGTGCGCGAGCTCTCCAGTATTTGCCGCGCGGCGATCACCGGCAAATCGCAAATAGCGGCGCGGCATGTTAGCCTGCGGATAAAGTTTGACCCGCGCAGTGTCGCGTTGTATCGATTAATCGGGCATGAAGCGACGGCGCTGGCCAGTCTGACGCCTCCTCCACTGGAAGTGGACCTGCTCAGCGGTGACACCGCGACCGCCCTGTACGAGGTCGTGCTCCAGCCCGACGGCCCGGCCCAAATCGCCGTGGCGGAATTGCAGTGGAAAGACGACCAAGGGGAGACGCACACTCAGGTCCAGCCCGTCACCCGCCGTCAATTTGCGATTAGCTTTAATGAATCTCCCTGGTCGTTACAATTGGCCGCCTTTGCCGCGGAAACAGCCGAAATCTTGCGCGGCTCGTACTTTACGCCGGCGGGAGCGCATGATTGGCAGCAATTGCGGGAAGTCGCGGCCCGGATGTCCCCCCGCCTGCGAAATAAAGATTCCCTGCGGCAGCTAGAACAACTGTGGCGGGCGGTCCTGGCCGCGGAAAAATAG